In the Geobacter sp. FeAm09 genome, one interval contains:
- a CDS encoding glycosyltransferase has translation MRTYKADLHVHSSHSNKPTYWAMRKFNCPESYTSPDYLYQTARSRGMDFVTISDHNSINGALEIAHLPGAFVSSEITAYFPETGCKVHVVVLHITEAQFRQIMELRRNIYEMVAYLHREGIAHFLAHPLYAQNDKLTTAIIEKSLVLFTTFEVRNGCRARRFNAFTEQIVTGLDREILERLADRHDIRPYGATPWIKGMVGGSDDHGGLFISRAHTAVDGADGVDGFIEAVKAGRSRPEGESGGPLTMAHSMYGIAHSFYRERFGDRRHSSTPFISALLNRFFNVGSARESFVEKLRLFILKNIPASRSQRSRSFEEVLDREARTLLNDGVFLATLKGADQNRTIFAVTSYLANRMIYIYTNRLMSLPLSAGFFDYVTTLSTIGLVHLLVTPYYLAFHHQHKGKDIMRGLKETFPHAGDGGVEKIALFTDTLDEINGVAITIHRLIRTARNRGVELTVITAGNADAPLPEGVKRFESVGDFVLPEYPELKFSFPPILDVMDYIEQGGFTRIHVSTPGTVGLLGLLIARMMDIPVAGTYHTDIPQYVRSLTNDEFLEQAAWSYMIWFYNQMEEVMVPSNGTRQQLLSRGLAQEKMQPLPRWVDTEQFTPVRRRADFWTSRGIPEGIRLLYVGRVSREKSLELLADTFAELIDSGFDASLVIVGDGPYRQEMEARLVGYPAFFTGYLAGEELQDGYASADLFVFPSATDTFGNVVLEAQSSGLPVIVSDAGGPKELMADGETGMVFGAGSGAELAAAIRYFLNNRAVLAEMSHNARRFTLLRAPASGAAYSTILQSGRAA, from the coding sequence ATGCGAACCTACAAAGCAGACCTGCACGTCCATTCGAGCCACTCCAACAAGCCCACCTACTGGGCCATGCGCAAGTTCAACTGCCCCGAAAGCTACACCTCGCCCGATTATCTCTACCAGACCGCCCGGAGCCGGGGCATGGACTTCGTCACCATCAGCGACCACAACAGCATCAACGGCGCCCTGGAGATTGCCCACCTGCCGGGTGCGTTCGTCAGCTCCGAGATCACCGCCTACTTCCCGGAAACCGGCTGCAAGGTCCACGTGGTGGTGCTGCACATCACCGAGGCCCAGTTCCGCCAGATCATGGAACTGCGCAGGAACATCTACGAGATGGTGGCCTATCTCCACCGGGAGGGGATTGCCCACTTCCTGGCCCACCCGCTCTACGCCCAGAACGACAAGCTGACCACCGCCATCATCGAGAAGTCCCTGGTGCTCTTCACCACCTTCGAGGTGAGAAACGGGTGCCGGGCACGGCGGTTCAACGCCTTTACCGAGCAGATCGTCACCGGCCTCGACCGGGAGATCCTGGAACGGCTCGCCGACCGGCACGATATCCGCCCCTACGGTGCCACGCCGTGGATCAAGGGGATGGTGGGGGGCTCGGACGACCACGGCGGGCTGTTCATCAGCCGCGCCCACACGGCGGTGGATGGCGCCGACGGCGTGGATGGCTTCATCGAGGCCGTGAAGGCGGGGCGGAGCCGTCCCGAGGGGGAGAGCGGTGGCCCCTTGACCATGGCCCACAGCATGTACGGCATCGCCCACAGTTTCTACCGGGAGCGCTTCGGCGACCGCCGGCACAGTTCGACCCCCTTCATCAGCGCCCTCTTGAACCGCTTCTTCAATGTGGGCTCGGCCCGGGAATCGTTCGTGGAAAAGCTTCGGCTGTTCATCCTCAAAAACATCCCCGCGTCCCGGAGCCAGCGGAGCCGCAGTTTCGAGGAGGTCCTGGACCGGGAGGCACGGACGCTGCTCAACGACGGCGTCTTTCTGGCCACGCTCAAGGGGGCCGACCAGAACCGCACCATCTTCGCCGTGACCAGCTATCTGGCCAACCGCATGATCTACATCTATACCAACCGCCTGATGTCGCTGCCCCTCTCCGCCGGGTTCTTCGACTACGTCACCACGCTGTCCACCATCGGCCTGGTGCACCTGCTGGTGACCCCCTACTACCTGGCCTTCCACCATCAGCACAAGGGCAAGGACATCATGCGCGGCCTCAAGGAGACCTTTCCCCATGCCGGCGACGGCGGGGTAGAGAAGATCGCCCTGTTCACCGATACCCTGGACGAGATCAACGGGGTGGCCATCACCATCCACCGCCTGATCCGGACCGCCCGCAACCGGGGGGTGGAGTTGACGGTGATCACCGCCGGGAATGCCGACGCCCCGCTCCCCGAGGGGGTCAAGCGTTTCGAATCGGTGGGCGATTTCGTGCTGCCCGAATACCCGGAACTGAAATTTTCCTTCCCGCCGATCCTGGACGTCATGGATTACATCGAACAGGGGGGCTTCACCCGCATCCATGTCAGCACCCCCGGAACCGTCGGCCTGTTGGGACTCCTGATCGCCCGCATGATGGACATCCCGGTGGCCGGCACCTACCACACGGACATCCCCCAGTACGTGCGCAGCCTGACCAACGACGAGTTCCTGGAACAGGCCGCCTGGAGCTACATGATCTGGTTCTACAACCAGATGGAGGAGGTCATGGTGCCGTCCAACGGGACCAGGCAGCAGCTCCTCTCCCGCGGCCTGGCACAGGAAAAGATGCAGCCGCTGCCGCGCTGGGTGGACACGGAGCAGTTCACGCCGGTCAGGCGCCGGGCCGATTTCTGGACCAGCCGCGGCATCCCGGAGGGGATCAGGCTCCTCTACGTGGGGCGGGTATCGCGGGAAAAATCGCTGGAACTGCTGGCGGATACGTTCGCCGAACTGATCGACTCCGGCTTCGACGCCTCCCTGGTGATCGTGGGCGACGGGCCGTACCGCCAGGAGATGGAGGCGCGTCTTGTGGGGTATCCGGCCTTCTTCACCGGCTATCTGGCGGGGGAGGAGCTGCAGGACGGGTACGCCTCGGCCGACCTGTTCGTCTTTCCCAGCGCCACCGACACCTTCGGCAATGTGGTCCTGGAGGCCCAGTCCTCGGGATTGCCGGTGATCGTCTCCGATGCCGGCGGCCCGAAGGAGCTGATGGCCGACGGCGAGACCGGCATGGTCTTCGGCGCCGGCAGCGGGGCGGAATTGGCCGCCGCCATCCGGTACTTTCTCAACAACCGGGCGGTGCTGGCCGAGATGAGCCATAACGCCCGCAGGTTCACCCTGCTCCGGGCCCCCGCCAGCGGCGCCGCCTACAGCACCATCCTCCAGAGCGGCCGGGCGGCCTGA
- a CDS encoding alpha/beta hydrolase, with product MKSVSLKTGPAKETHPVLVSAATMAHGFMRSMAIKPYAPRDRRREFGLMKSVHNMPSVRCQLFREKGAGSLPTIVVAGFVPDATETIEFQRPLLRRYGSIYYFNYPRNGFSAAMFSAQLSDLIDDIHARGTKPLIMSVSFGSGLLVDFLRRADEQIHEKIRGLLLVSPVICTDDLIRPSGEKRDGIRFLESSLQKIITADPAKRDELEKQVERSRRCFQALFAAGAENRVLSSKHLAIRRKIMDVLAHTSALGGYERVKALRELAFPTLDGSVFAGPVLTLLAENEGDILVPLSPTLALFADSCRYTRLFPNCRVKKVISKNEGDSVPHASMIFHHDAYNPLLESWYSKLSAPLLQMAV from the coding sequence ATGAAATCCGTTTCGTTAAAGACCGGCCCGGCGAAAGAGACCCACCCCGTACTTGTTTCGGCAGCGACCATGGCACACGGCTTCATGCGCTCCATGGCCATCAAACCTTACGCCCCGCGGGACCGGCGCCGCGAATTCGGCCTGATGAAGAGCGTTCACAATATGCCCAGCGTCCGGTGCCAACTGTTCCGGGAAAAGGGGGCCGGGTCCCTGCCGACCATCGTGGTCGCCGGTTTCGTGCCGGACGCCACGGAAACGATCGAATTCCAGCGCCCGCTGTTGCGCCGCTACGGCAGCATCTACTATTTCAACTATCCCCGCAACGGCTTCTCGGCCGCGATGTTTTCCGCCCAACTGTCCGACCTGATCGACGATATCCACGCCCGGGGCACCAAGCCGCTGATCATGAGCGTCAGCTTCGGCTCCGGCCTGCTGGTGGATTTTCTCCGGCGGGCCGACGAACAGATCCACGAGAAGATTCGCGGCCTGCTCCTGGTCAGTCCGGTCATCTGCACCGACGACCTGATCCGCCCCTCGGGGGAGAAGCGGGACGGCATCCGTTTCCTGGAGAGCAGCCTGCAGAAGATCATCACCGCCGACCCGGCCAAACGGGACGAACTGGAGAAGCAGGTGGAACGCTCGCGGCGCTGTTTCCAGGCCCTGTTCGCCGCCGGCGCCGAAAACCGGGTGCTGAGCAGCAAGCATTTGGCCATTCGCCGCAAGATCATGGATGTCCTGGCCCATACCTCGGCCCTGGGGGGGTACGAGCGGGTCAAGGCGCTGCGGGAGCTTGCGTTCCCCACCCTTGACGGCTCGGTCTTCGCCGGGCCGGTGCTGACGCTTTTGGCGGAAAACGAGGGGGATATCCTGGTGCCGCTGTCGCCGACCCTGGCCCTTTTTGCCGATTCGTGCCGCTACACCAGGCTGTTTCCCAACTGCCGGGTGAAGAAGGTCATCTCCAAGAACGAGGGGGACAGCGTGCCCCACGCCTCCATGATCTTCCACCACGACGCCTACAACCCCCTGCTGGAAAGCTGGTACAGCAAGCTCTCGGCGCCGCTGCTCCAGATGGCGGTCTGA
- a CDS encoding GH3 auxin-responsive promoter family protein — MALLRQALRTGPVQGLIRQTAAFRARRFHQRDPLATQRAIFQQLVGTAAGTRFGRDHDFPVLARLPYDQAYARFRQLVPIRTYQEFWDDYFQAGCRIGMDGTKRICLDDVTWPGRVRMFCETSGTTAPTKYIPFSGRMFDENRRAATDMISCYLAAQRASRIGSGKILYMSGSTELNDMGEGICSGDMSAITLRFRPRWLDPFVEPQAPVSALPWEEKLQAMAELLLGDPDIRVISGVPPWILLLLKHCAEMGGRPLTELLPHLELIIHGGTSIKPYRSEFEALFPGRLPHLLELLPSSEAFMAFQRQGDAQMRLTPFYGAFFEFVRFEDLDEQGRPARDAVAIPLEEVQTGRRYAVILSTCSGLWRYHIGDTIRFTSLAPHFIEFTGRDRFLDKLEEKVTQGEVERAIAELNALGSWNVREFMVGADVPARRHVWVLATAGAGGNTEQAAHLLDIALCDMNADYATFRRQGRIHPPQVVTAGEGTIYEWSRTVRGKLGGRPRFRTSTRPPIRP; from the coding sequence ATGGCCCTTCTCAGGCAGGCATTGCGGACAGGCCCCGTGCAGGGGCTCATCAGACAGACGGCCGCCTTTAGGGCCCGGCGCTTCCACCAGCGCGACCCGCTCGCGACCCAGCGGGCCATCTTCCAGCAGCTCGTCGGCACGGCGGCCGGGACCCGGTTCGGCCGCGACCACGACTTCCCGGTCCTGGCGCGCCTCCCTTATGACCAGGCCTACGCGCGGTTCCGGCAGTTGGTGCCGATCCGCACCTACCAGGAGTTCTGGGACGACTATTTCCAGGCCGGCTGCCGCATCGGCATGGACGGCACAAAACGGATCTGCCTGGATGACGTCACCTGGCCCGGCAGGGTGCGGATGTTCTGCGAGACCTCCGGCACCACCGCCCCGACCAAGTACATCCCGTTTTCCGGCCGGATGTTCGACGAGAACCGCCGGGCGGCCACGGATATGATCTCCTGCTATCTCGCCGCCCAGCGGGCGTCGCGCATCGGTTCCGGCAAGATTCTCTACATGTCCGGCTCCACCGAACTGAACGACATGGGGGAGGGCATCTGTTCCGGCGACATGAGCGCCATCACGCTCCGTTTCCGGCCCCGCTGGCTCGACCCCTTCGTGGAGCCCCAGGCCCCCGTGTCGGCCCTCCCCTGGGAGGAGAAGCTCCAGGCCATGGCCGAACTGCTGCTGGGCGACCCGGACATCCGGGTCATCTCCGGCGTGCCCCCCTGGATTCTGTTGCTCCTGAAACACTGCGCCGAGATGGGGGGCAGGCCGCTGACGGAGCTACTGCCCCATCTGGAACTGATCATCCACGGCGGCACCAGCATCAAGCCCTACCGCAGCGAGTTCGAGGCGTTGTTCCCGGGGCGGCTCCCCCATCTGCTGGAGCTTCTCCCCTCCTCCGAGGCCTTCATGGCGTTCCAGCGGCAGGGGGACGCCCAGATGCGCCTGACACCCTTTTACGGCGCGTTCTTCGAGTTCGTGCGCTTCGAGGATCTGGACGAGCAGGGGAGGCCGGCGCGGGACGCCGTGGCGATCCCCCTGGAAGAGGTGCAGACGGGCCGGCGCTACGCCGTGATCCTCAGCACCTGTTCCGGGCTGTGGCGCTACCACATCGGCGACACCATCCGTTTTACCTCGCTCGCACCGCATTTCATCGAGTTCACCGGCCGGGACCGCTTTCTGGACAAGCTGGAGGAGAAGGTGACCCAGGGGGAGGTGGAACGGGCCATTGCGGAGCTGAACGCCCTCGGAAGCTGGAATGTGCGGGAATTCATGGTCGGGGCCGACGTGCCGGCCCGGCGGCATGTGTGGGTGCTGGCCACGGCGGGGGCGGGCGGGAACACGGAGCAGGCCGCCCATCTGCTGGACATCGCCCTGTGCGACATGAACGCCGATTACGCCACGTTCCGCCGCCAGGGGCGCATCCACCCGCCCCAGGTGGTGACGGCAGGTGAAGGGACGATCTACGAGTGGTCCAGGACGGTGCGCGGCAAGCTGGGGGGCAGACCAAGATTCCGCACATCGACCCGACCGCCGATTCGTCCATGA
- the mutM gene encoding bifunctional DNA-formamidopyrimidine glycosylase/DNA-(apurinic or apyrimidinic site) lyase gives MPELPEVELTRRRLEPDLMGKRVERVEVRAPKLRLPIPEELATVLPGRTIRSVARRGKYLLLDCEAGWLIIHLGMTGFLRFLPHITPPGKHDHLDIRFAGGSALRFHDPRKFGTVAWTTDAPAGHQLLAGIGPEPLTPAFDGDYLFQASRSRTVAVKQYIMNAATVAGVGNIYANEALFRAALRPDRTASSLSLPECERLALAIREVLQESIDQGSTYRVAEDSAAYHPLEFTVYGRGKGSCTRCNGALEEIRLGNRSTVFCPRCQR, from the coding sequence GTGCCGGAACTCCCCGAGGTGGAACTGACCCGACGCAGGCTGGAACCGGATTTGATGGGCAAGAGGGTTGAACGTGTGGAGGTGCGGGCTCCGAAGCTCCGCCTGCCGATTCCCGAAGAACTGGCAACAGTCCTGCCGGGGCGGACCATCCGTTCCGTGGCACGGCGGGGCAAGTACCTGCTGCTGGACTGCGAGGCGGGGTGGCTCATCATCCACCTGGGCATGACCGGCTTTCTCCGGTTCCTCCCCCACATCACGCCGCCCGGCAAGCACGATCATCTCGATATCCGTTTTGCCGGCGGCTCGGCGCTCCGCTTCCACGACCCGCGCAAATTCGGCACCGTGGCCTGGACCACCGACGCCCCGGCGGGGCATCAGCTCCTGGCCGGCATCGGCCCGGAACCGCTCACCCCCGCCTTCGACGGCGACTACCTCTTCCAGGCGAGCCGTTCCCGCACGGTTGCGGTGAAACAGTACATCATGAACGCGGCCACGGTGGCCGGGGTCGGCAACATCTACGCCAACGAGGCGTTGTTCCGCGCCGCGCTGCGCCCCGACCGGACCGCCTCCTCACTCTCCCTTCCGGAGTGCGAGCGGCTGGCCCTCGCCATCCGGGAGGTGTTGCAGGAATCCATCGACCAGGGGAGCACCTACCGGGTGGCGGAGGACTCGGCCGCCTACCATCCCCTGGAGTTCACCGTGTACGGGCGGGGCAAAGGGAGCTGCACCCGCTGCAACGGGGCGCTGGAAGAGATCCGGTTGGGGAACCGGAGCACGGTCTTCTGCCCCCGCTGCCAACGATAG
- a CDS encoding Fic family protein — MIKTIADNELTLIEKCIAGHQEGIGVSALEAELSVHGFAMQRRTLLRRLVVLHDRGRIAPVGEKKGRVYLPVRQDALLHAEDAKAISSADIIALEQYVPLSPEGEEIMAYVRQPRQMRKPVGYDQGFLEAYYPNETCYLTVELREQLRQIGTPPEDEHPAGTFARDILNRLLIDLSWASSRLEGNTYSRLDTQRLIEFGQAAEGKDALETQMILNHKAAIELLVNEADLVDVTPLTILNLHALLSDGLLAHGSACGRIRHRPVDIGGSVYLPIAMPQRLEELFRIILSTAQEIRDPFEQAFFLMVHLPYLQPFEDVNKRVSRLAANIPLIRHNLCPLSFIDVPARAYVEAMLGVYELNRVELLRDVFVWAYERSCQQYLAIRQELVPPDTFRLRYRQALGETVRAIVLQQQRPTKETVTAAIPLSVSAEDHNTFVELVLEEFENLHEGNAIRFGIRPLVFAAWQEKVKP, encoded by the coding sequence GTGATCAAGACTATTGCCGATAACGAGTTGACATTAATTGAAAAGTGCATTGCCGGGCACCAGGAAGGCATCGGCGTCTCTGCATTAGAAGCTGAGCTTTCGGTGCATGGATTTGCAATGCAGCGGCGGACTCTGTTGCGCCGGCTCGTGGTGCTGCATGACCGGGGCCGGATTGCCCCGGTTGGAGAGAAAAAGGGGCGTGTATACTTGCCTGTCAGGCAAGATGCGCTTTTGCATGCTGAAGATGCAAAAGCAATCTCCTCTGCCGACATAATCGCTCTTGAACAATACGTGCCTCTATCGCCTGAAGGTGAGGAAATCATGGCATATGTCCGCCAGCCTCGCCAGATGCGCAAGCCTGTCGGATATGACCAAGGTTTTCTCGAAGCGTATTACCCTAACGAGACCTGCTACCTAACGGTCGAACTGCGGGAACAGCTTCGTCAGATCGGCACGCCACCCGAAGATGAACATCCGGCCGGGACCTTTGCCAGAGATATTCTGAACCGGCTGCTGATCGATCTTTCCTGGGCCTCTTCACGACTTGAAGGCAACACCTATAGCCGCCTCGACACACAGCGGTTGATTGAATTCGGTCAGGCGGCCGAAGGGAAGGATGCCCTTGAAACACAGATGATCCTCAACCACAAGGCTGCCATCGAGTTGCTGGTGAATGAGGCAGATCTGGTCGACGTTACCCCGCTCACCATCTTAAACCTGCATGCACTTCTTTCTGATGGGCTTCTGGCACACGGCAGCGCCTGTGGAAGGATTCGTCACCGTCCGGTTGACATCGGCGGAAGTGTCTACCTGCCGATTGCCATGCCGCAGCGGCTTGAAGAACTTTTCAGGATAATTCTCTCCACGGCCCAGGAGATCAGAGACCCATTTGAGCAGGCTTTCTTCCTCATGGTGCATCTGCCATACCTGCAACCGTTTGAAGACGTTAATAAGCGTGTTTCCAGATTGGCCGCCAATATTCCCTTGATCCGGCACAATCTCTGCCCTCTTTCATTCATCGACGTTCCGGCACGTGCGTATGTAGAAGCCATGCTCGGGGTGTACGAACTGAACAGAGTCGAACTGCTGCGTGATGTCTTTGTCTGGGCCTATGAACGTTCTTGTCAGCAGTATCTGGCAATCCGCCAGGAACTCGTGCCGCCGGACACCTTCCGTTTGCGGTACCGGCAGGCACTCGGCGAAACAGTCAGGGCGATTGTCCTGCAACAGCAACGGCCGACCAAAGAAACAGTGACAGCGGCCATTCCTCTCTCGGTAAGCGCAGAAGACCATAACACGTTCGTAGAGCTTGTCCTCGAAGAGTTTGAAAACCTGCACGAAGGGAATGCGATACGTTTCGGCATCCGCCCTTTGGTATTTGCGGCATGGCAAGAGAAGGTCAAGCCGTAA
- a CDS encoding isocitrate lyase/phosphoenolpyruvate mutase family protein, which yields MSGPARNGPRDGAPSDRQRQKAAVFLGLHQGPDTLVLPNAWDVTSAKIFEQASFQAIGTTSNAIAASLGYPDGEHIPFPEMVAVIERIARHTDLPVNADIESGYGTAITAVAGTVRSVIKAGAVGVNLEDATRDPGRPLFEPGVQCEKLHAVREAADALGIPLVINARTDTYLTPFQDPETQFRETVKRANAYREAGADCIFVPGRLDRDLIARLVATIHAPLNIFATPVTPSVPELNKMGVARLSIGPGAFRAALAGTARIAAELAGEGTYKTLFGEALTKAEVENLLNRTSSYSESAAR from the coding sequence ATGAGCGGCCCCGCACGTAATGGTCCCCGGGATGGCGCCCCGTCCGATCGACAACGGCAGAAGGCAGCGGTCTTTCTCGGGCTGCACCAAGGTCCGGATACCCTGGTTCTCCCCAATGCCTGGGATGTGACGAGCGCCAAAATCTTCGAACAGGCGTCGTTCCAGGCCATCGGCACGACGAGCAACGCCATTGCCGCCTCCCTCGGTTACCCGGACGGGGAACATATCCCTTTCCCGGAAATGGTGGCGGTGATCGAGCGCATCGCACGGCATACCGACCTTCCGGTCAACGCCGACATAGAGTCGGGCTACGGCACGGCTATCACCGCGGTTGCCGGGACGGTCAGGAGCGTGATCAAGGCCGGGGCCGTGGGGGTCAACCTGGAGGACGCCACCCGTGACCCCGGGCGGCCGCTCTTTGAGCCGGGCGTTCAGTGCGAAAAACTGCACGCCGTCAGGGAAGCCGCCGACGCCCTCGGGATCCCCCTGGTCATCAACGCCCGGACCGACACCTATTTGACCCCCTTCCAGGACCCGGAGACGCAATTCCGGGAGACGGTGAAGCGGGCCAATGCCTACCGCGAGGCGGGCGCCGACTGCATCTTCGTCCCCGGCAGGCTCGACAGGGACCTGATAGCGCGCCTGGTTGCGACGATCCATGCGCCTCTCAATATCTTCGCCACACCCGTTACCCCAAGTGTTCCCGAACTGAATAAAATGGGGGTGGCACGTCTGAGCATCGGCCCCGGGGCATTCCGGGCGGCCTTGGCAGGCACCGCAAGGATTGCGGCCGAACTGGCCGGAGAGGGGACCTATAAAACCCTTTTCGGCGAGGCCTTGACGAAAGCGGAGGTCGAGAACCTGCTCAACCGTACAAGCTCTTATTCGGAAAGTGCGGCGAGATGA
- a CDS encoding carboxymuconolactone decarboxylase family protein, translating into MAPGTQTARAERHLLFLMRCGTGVETTTITEGTMLPEQQQKAFGEFYDTVRENRILDPKTTLLLHLGAAMAFGCSPCMEYYLGQVEGAGITAEEIGAVQGVVMAVAAGKVNAQLGEVQRRMRKERKASMNETLT; encoded by the coding sequence GTGGCTCCAGGAACGCAAACTGCGCGCGCCGAGCGGCACCTGCTGTTCCTGATGCGTTGCGGTACCGGCGTCGAAACCACGACCATTACGGAGGGAACCATGTTGCCGGAACAACAGCAGAAGGCATTCGGAGAGTTTTACGACACGGTCAGGGAAAATCGGATCCTCGATCCCAAGACCACGCTCCTGCTCCACCTGGGGGCAGCCATGGCGTTCGGCTGCTCCCCCTGCATGGAGTATTACCTGGGGCAGGTGGAGGGGGCCGGGATCACGGCCGAGGAGATCGGCGCCGTCCAGGGCGTGGTGATGGCGGTTGCCGCCGGCAAGGTCAACGCCCAACTCGGCGAGGTGCAACGGCGCATGCGGAAAGAACGGAAGGCCTCCATGAATGAGACGCTGACATGA
- the hgcB gene encoding mercury methylation ferredoxin HgcB, translated as MKGFRYLRDVVTLELDRAACTGCGRCLEVCPHQVFSLAEKKAALRDRDACMECGACALNCPVKAITVDAGVGCASGMINEWLQERKLRAPSGTCCS; from the coding sequence ATGAAAGGCTTCCGATATTTGCGCGACGTGGTAACCCTTGAGCTGGACCGGGCGGCCTGCACCGGCTGCGGCAGGTGCCTGGAGGTCTGCCCCCACCAGGTGTTCTCCCTGGCGGAAAAGAAGGCGGCCCTCCGGGACCGGGACGCCTGCATGGAGTGCGGCGCCTGCGCCCTCAATTGTCCGGTCAAGGCCATCACGGTGGACGCCGGGGTCGGCTGCGCCTCGGGGATGATCAACGAGTGGCTCCAGGAACGCAAACTGCGCGCGCCGAGCGGCACCTGCTGTTCCTGA
- the hgcA gene encoding mercury methylation corrinoid protein HgcA yields MKITSIRRATEADRTPAASTCGEASGDGLDKPPCUGPPTSAGGGEITDKVPGFIEWLETPAGRVPRIASELGFRDRLGACKARWGIGRMNYMVPPGIYAIGRPTAADPVVVTANYKMSYDIIRRTLAGRNVWLLVLETYGINVWCAAGKGTFGTGEVVRRVAATGLGKVVSHRRLILPILGAAGVAGYQVTRRCGFTVSFAAIRAADLPEYLDNGMATTPAMRQLTFTLYERLVLVPVELVMALKSVAVIAGVVLLLVAAAGGLTAGVTALFAYVGAVVAGVAVGPLLLPWLPGKSFAVKGAVAGVIWGGAFYLLAGGPAWGMPAIGALFLALPAVSAFHTLNFTGCSTYTSRSGVKKEMRIALPAMGGALLASVVLLLAGKFL; encoded by the coding sequence ATGAAGATCACGAGCATCCGCAGGGCCACGGAGGCGGACCGCACCCCGGCTGCCTCCACTTGCGGCGAAGCCTCCGGTGACGGGCTGGACAAGCCCCCCTGCTGAGGCCCCCCGACCTCCGCCGGGGGCGGAGAGATCACGGACAAGGTACCCGGTTTCATCGAGTGGCTGGAAACCCCGGCCGGCCGGGTGCCCAGAATCGCGTCCGAACTCGGATTCCGGGACCGTCTGGGCGCCTGCAAGGCCCGCTGGGGCATCGGCAGGATGAACTACATGGTGCCGCCCGGCATCTACGCCATCGGGCGGCCCACGGCGGCCGATCCGGTTGTGGTGACCGCGAACTACAAGATGAGTTACGACATCATCCGTCGTACCCTGGCGGGACGCAACGTCTGGCTGCTGGTGCTGGAGACCTACGGCATCAACGTCTGGTGCGCGGCCGGCAAAGGAACCTTCGGCACCGGCGAAGTGGTGCGCCGGGTCGCGGCCACCGGGCTGGGCAAGGTGGTCAGCCACCGCCGCCTGATCCTGCCGATCCTGGGGGCGGCGGGCGTGGCGGGGTATCAGGTGACGCGGCGCTGCGGCTTCACGGTCAGCTTCGCCGCCATCAGGGCCGCCGACCTGCCGGAGTACCTGGACAACGGCATGGCCACCACCCCGGCCATGCGGCAGTTGACCTTCACCCTCTACGAACGGCTGGTGCTGGTGCCGGTGGAACTGGTCATGGCCCTCAAATCCGTCGCCGTCATCGCAGGTGTCGTGTTGCTGCTCGTAGCCGCCGCGGGGGGCCTCACGGCCGGCGTGACGGCCCTTTTCGCCTATGTGGGTGCGGTCGTGGCCGGGGTCGCCGTCGGGCCGCTGCTCCTCCCCTGGCTCCCCGGCAAGAGTTTTGCCGTCAAGGGGGCCGTGGCGGGGGTGATCTGGGGCGGGGCGTTCTACCTTCTGGCCGGAGGTCCCGCCTGGGGTATGCCGGCTATCGGCGCCCTCTTCCTGGCGCTGCCCGCGGTGAGCGCCTTCCACACCCTCAATTTTACCGGGTGCAGCACCTACACCTCCCGTTCGGGGGTGAAGAAGGAGATGCGCATCGCCCTGCCGGCCATGGGCGGCGCGCTGCTGGCGAGCGTGGTGCTGCTCCTGGCGGGAAAATTTCTGTAA
- a CDS encoding MarR family winged helix-turn-helix transcriptional regulator, with the protein MKSIREELQIFVRRFGLLNASCCDECCGEQVSMVQSHILFEIRRMGSPSMQQVAEELGIDVTTFSRQAKSLEGKGLITRQVSPDDRRVSLLGLTAGGAEVLKKIDGYMAATLERVFSHMSGFERDTVVRSLELLNEAVAKAGDDASQQGGKIACCN; encoded by the coding sequence ATGAAATCCATCCGGGAAGAACTGCAGATATTCGTACGCCGCTTCGGCCTGCTGAACGCCTCCTGCTGCGACGAATGCTGCGGCGAGCAGGTGTCCATGGTGCAGAGCCACATCCTGTTCGAGATCAGGAGAATGGGGAGCCCGTCCATGCAGCAGGTGGCCGAGGAACTGGGCATAGACGTCACCACCTTCAGCCGCCAGGCCAAGAGCCTGGAAGGAAAAGGCCTCATCACGCGGCAGGTTTCGCCCGACGACCGGCGGGTAAGCCTCCTGGGGCTGACCGCAGGCGGGGCCGAGGTGCTGAAAAAGATCGACGGCTACATGGCGGCCACCCTTGAACGGGTCTTCTCCCACATGAGCGGCTTCGAGCGGGACACGGTGGTCAGGTCGCTGGAGCTTTTGAACGAGGCGGTGGCCAAGGCCGGCGACGACGCCTCACAGCAGGGAGGTAAAATTGCATGTTGCAACTAA